GTTATATAACTAATAAATTAAGTAGTAAAGGTTTTATGTCATACGTAAGATGTCTGACCTTTTAGAAAAGTAAAAAATAAAAAAGACTCATATGGATTCACTTTCATCTATGAGAGAAAGCTAATCAATATGAGTCTTTGTATACAAAAAAACAAGCTAATATTCATTAGTTTTCCCCATAGTCCAGCAATTTAAGGTTGCCGGGTAGAAACTCTCGATCCATATTATCGAGTATATATGAGGTAACATCGTCCGTATCAAATTAGTAGTAGCGTAACATTAATAGAGAAGCATCGTCAATAGCTTTTTTTCTTCCAATAGAAATAGACCATATAAGTATGATAAAATGTAACGCAGTGTTATGAAAAAGAGAGGTCGGAAAATGAGTACAAAAATGACGCCACCAGTTGAAAAAAACGAGTTTATAGATGTAGTGTTTGAAGATTTAACACATGATGGTGCCGGTGTTGCGAAAGTAAAAGGATATCCTATTTTCGTCAAAAACGGATTGCCAGGTGAAGAGGCACAAATCAAAATTATTAAAGTGAAGAAAAACTTCGCATTTGGTCGTTTAATGAAGCTTCATACAGAAAGTCCATATCGTAAAGATGCAGAATGCCCAGTATACAACCAATGCGGTGGTTGTCAGCTTCAGCACTTAACATATGAAGGACAACTAAAAGCGAAAGAGAAGCAAGTACGTGACGTTATGCAGCGCATCGGTGGACTAAACGATGTTCCCGTTCATCCTGTACTTGGCATGAAGAATCCTTGGGTATACCGTAATAAAGCACAAGTGCCAATTGGAGAACGTGAAGGTGGACTTGTAGCTGGTTTCTATCGTCAAGGAACACATGACATCATTAATATGGAAACATGCTTAATTCAAGCAGAAGAAAACGATACATTAATTCAAGAAGTAAAGCGTATTTGTGAAAAACACGGCATCACAGCGTATAACGAAGAGCGCCATAAAGGAACACTTCGCCACGTAATGGCCCGCTTTGGACAAGTAACAGGGGAAATTATGCTTGTCTTCATTACACGTACAGCGGAACTGCCAAATAAAGAAGCAATCATTGAAAAAATCGCAGCGAAATTCCCAGAAGTAAAATCAATCGTTCAAAACGTAAACACGAAACGTACAAATGTTATTTTCGGAGACAAAACGACAGTACTGTACGGATCAGAATATATTTATGACTTTATTGGTGACATTAAATTTGCGATTTCAGCGCGTTCATTCTATCAAGTAAACCCAGAACAAACGAAAGTGCTATACGATAAAACGTTAGAATACGCAAAACTAGATGGTAACGAAACAGTAATTGATGCATATTGCGGAATCGGATCAATCTCCTTATTCCTAGCGCAAAAAGCGAAAAAAGTATACGGTGTTGAAATCGTCCCAGAAGCAATCGAAGACGCAAACAGAAACGCAGCACTAAACAACATGACAAATGCAGAATTCGCAGTAGGAGAAGCAGAAGTAGTCATTCCAAAATGGTACAAAGAAGGCGTAATCGCCGATACAATGGTCGTTGATCCACCACGTAAAGGCTGTGACGAGGCACTACTAAACACAATCATCGACATGAAGCCAAAACGCGTCGTATACGTATCATGCAACCCAGCAACATTAGCACGTGACTTAAAAGTACTAGAAGAAGGCGGATATAAAACACAGGAAGTACAACCTGTTGATATGTTCCCGCATACGACTCATGTGGAGTGTGTGGCCTGGCTTAAGTTGGTATAATAGAAAAGCAGTTGATATAGAAAAAATCTATACCATCTGCTTTTTGGTTTATAAAAATACCATTCAGGACCGATTTTAGTTAAAATAAACATTGCCGATTTTCACAAATTTACTCGTGTTTGATAATAAGTTATTAAACATGATGTAAGTGTAATATTTGGCTTTATATTTTTTGACCGAGAGTTTGAAGTTGTATTCATAGTGAGAGGATTTGAGTTTGAAATGATAGATAATTTTTGGCGTGATTTACCACGACCATTTTTTGTACTTGCACCAATGGAAGATGTGACAGATGTTGTTTTTCGTCACGTAGTAAGTGAAGCCGGTCGACCGGATGTATTTTTCACAGAGTTTACAAACTCGGATAGCTATTGTCATCCAGAGGGTATGAAAAGTGTGCGTGGCCGTTTGATTTTTACAGAAGATGAACAGCCAATGGTGGCACATATTTGGGGAGATAATCCTGAATATTTCCGTCAAATGAGTATTGGTATGGCGGAGCTAGGATTTAAAGGCATCGATATTAATATGGGCTGTCCTGTACCGAATGTGGCATCAAGAGGAAAAGGTAGTGGCCTTATTCTACGTCCAGATGTTGCGGCAGAACTTATTCAAGCAGCAAAAGCGGGCGGACTGCCTGTAAGCGTAAAAACACGACTTGGCTTTAAAGAGTTAAATGAGTGGGAGGATTGGTTAACGCATATTTTCAAACAAGATATTGCGAACCTTTCTATTCATTTACGCACAAGAGAAGAAATGAGCCAAGTAGATGCGCATTGGGAACTAATTCCGGAGATCAAAAAATTACGTGACCGTATCGCACCGAATACGCTACTAACAATCAATGGAGACATTCCTGACCGTCAAACTGGGATGGAACTTGCTGAAAAATATGGTATCGATGGCGTTATGATCGGACGAGGTGTTTTTAAAAATCCTTTTGCTTTTGAAAAAGAGCCAAAAGAGCATAGCAGCAAAGAACACCTTGATCTTTTAAGACTGCAGCTTGATCTTCAAGATCAATATGCGGAAGTACTGCCACGTTCAATTACAGGGCTTCATCGCTTTTTCAAAATTTATGTCAAAGGATTCCATGGAGCTGCTGAATTAAGAAATCAATTGATGAGCACGAAATCAACAGATGAAGTGCGTACGTTGCTTGATAAGTTTGAAGCGAGTGTTGATGGGGCTGGGGACAGTGAGACAGTGTAACTCTTGAAAGTTAGAGGGAATGGATTGTATTAATTTGTGGGTATTTATTTTATTCAGTCAGCCGATAACTTTTGTTTTGAGAAAGTCTGTTTTTTTGAAAGCAAAAATCTTAAGAATGTAATAAAGACAAAAGTACCCTTGTGTTGCCATGTACACTCTGCACATGTGGAGTATGATGTGGCTTGGATGAGTTTAAAATAAGCGTAGAGCTGGAAAAGAACAGTGTATTTGAGAAATCAAAGCACTGTTTTTTCTTTTAGTTAATGTTAAGATGGAAATCTTTTTATAAGCATACAACAAACATAGATACAATGATGGAGAAAAGTTAGAGTAAGACTATAAAACCTATCTTTAAAATGTTAAAGTATTAATTTAGCGGATATTATCTTAAAAGTTATACTTAACATAATAATTTAAAGTATGTTAGAGGACACGCTTTAACTGCTGTATAAATAATCAACATTTCAGGAGGAAACACAATGGCAATGAGCAACAACGATATATTAAAAAGAGTAAGATATGCTATGGATATAAAAGATATAGATATGGTGGAAATCTTTAAACTTGGTGGCATGGAAGTGACGAAAGAAGAAGTAGTTGATATGCTTACAAAAGTAAAGAAAAGTCCACAACATGAAGCTGAAAACGCTGATGTAGTCGAAGATGATTACGTATTAACATGCGATATGATGATGTTAGATTCATTTTTAAATGGATTTATTACTTTAAAAAGAGGAAAGCAAGATCCGAAACCAGGACAAGCGGCACCTGTACAGAGTAATGAGAGTGCGAATAATCTTCTTTTAAAGAAAATGAAAATCGCACTATCTTTAACGAGTGAAGATGTGCTTGATATATTAGATAGCGTAGGAGTTAAGGTCACAAAAGGCGAACTGGGCGCTCTATTAAGAAAAAAAGGCCATAAAAATTACAAAGAGTGCGGTGACAGATACGCAAGGAATTTTGTAAAGGGATTAGCTGTAAAGTATAGAGGATAATAAGTTTGTTAAAGCAGTAAATGATATAATAGATAGAGTAGGACGTTGTATCCTACTCTTTTTTATTTGTAAAAATAATTATGAACGAATACGTTAGGTGATGAAATGGTACATACATATTTAGATGAGACAATTAATTTTCATATAACTTATAAGAAGAAAAAATCTGTACGTCTTTATGTAGATTCTTACGGGAATGTGGAAGCACAAGCTCCGAAAGGTACGCCTGTTGAATATATAATCCAGTTGCTAGAGGAGAAATGGGATTGGATTCAGAAAACACGTAAGGAAATGCAGGAGAGAGTACGTGGTCCACAGGAAAAGGCTTATGATCAAGGAGAGGGCTTTCTATATTTAGGAAACACGTATCCGATACAGATTTCTCAAGATGTAAGTATTACGCAAGACAATGCAGTGTTTGAAGGGGATAAGCTACATACTTATGTGAAAGAGCTTAAGGATGAGAAAATACAACAAGCTTTAAAACGATTTTACTATAAGCAGTGCAAAGCATTAGTAGAGAAGAGTATTAAAGCGCATCAAAGTAACTTTAAAACAAAACCGCGTTCTATTCGTATTACAGATAGTAGTCGTACGTGGGGCACTTGTGATTCAAATCTACAGTTAACATTCAATTGGAAGCTAGCAATGGCACCACAGCGGGTAATTGACTATGTAGTTGTTCATGAAATGTGCCATATGGTTCATTTAAATCACGACCGCTCTTTTTGGCGTCTTGTCGGGAAGATAATGCCTGATTATAAGGAAATGGAGAACTGGTTAGCGTTATCTAGTTGGAAGATGACGGTTTAGCAGGTGGTGTCGATTTTTGTCTGTAAATCGATATTCCTTGTCGAATCGCCGATAAATTTGAGAAATCGCTGATAAATTTGGAGTTGTGGTCGATAAATTTGAAGAATCGCTGATATAATTTTATTTACCAAAGAATTGTTCGGCGGGGAGAAAAAGGAGATGTCACAAGGGACATCTCCTTTTTTTCGAGCATAGAGATTATCGTCCAAATTTCATAACAAAATCTCCTTCTACTTTCTCCATCTCATACCCACGATACCCCTCCAAAAGGAACGCCTGCTGTCCACCAGCATCACTCATCGGAACACTCTTAACATCAATCCAATTGCGTTCCTTGTCCCCACGCAAATCCTTCACAAAAACATACCGCAAACTCCCGCCATACTTCTCCTTCAGCGCAGCAATCTCCATTCCTTGCGCAAATTTATCTTTTAAGCTCGGAATATTAAATGGCGCAACGGTACAACAAATGTAATCGAATTTGTTATTTGATTTTTGTAATTCGTCCATAATGACACTCGCTAATATTTTTTGCATACCGTTTCCACGATAATCAGGGTGAACGTTTGATATTTCTTGATAGATGACGCGGTGTAATTCGCTTTCTGGTAAACCAATATCAAGTCCTAAATGTTCTTCGTCAATAGGAGGGACTAATAGGGCACGGAATGCAATGAGCTCGTTTTCTATAAAAGCACCAATCATCATGCCATTTCCCTCTAGTATGTACTGAATTTCTTCCCTTGTAAGAGGCTGCAGGCTACTTTTATTTTCTAATGCCTCAATTACAACATTTTGTAATGATAAAATTTGTTCGATATGATTTAAAGATAATAATGTAACGTGAAATAGTCGCTCGTTTTGTTTTAATGTTCCTTCATAAAGAATAGTCATGTTAAGATCCTCCTTTAACGTACAACGTCTTGAAACACAGTTAATTCATGTAGTGTGTCTTCATTCACTGTAACGCCTAATCCTGGTTTTTCGTTTAAACGAATAAATGGTATATCGTAAGATAAGTCTCCAATATCTTTCGTAAATTTTAATGGGCCTGTTAGTTCAACGCTTGTAATGATTTTTTTAGAAAAGGCAACATGGAATCCTGCGGAAGAAGCAACAGACGATTCAACCATGGAGCCAACTTGACATTCAATGCCCGCCATTTCAGCTTGATGAGCAAGTTTAACAGCTGGGTATATGCCGCCGCATTTCATTAATTTTATGTTTACTTTATCAGCTGCTTGTAGCTTAATAATTTGGCGCATTTCATGAGAGCCTTTTAATCCTTCGTCAATCATAAGTGGAAGGTCTGTTTTTGAGCGAATATGAGCCATAGCATCGATATCATCAGCTACAACAGGTTGCTCAATCCAATCAATGTTTAAGTGTCCTAGTGAACGAAGTGCTGTTAATGTATTTGCGCTATTTTTCCAACCTTGGTTTACATCAACACGAATGGCAATATCATTTCCTACACGCTCACGTACAGCTTCAATTCTTTTAACATCTTCTTTTACGTCAGTACCCACTTTCATTTTGAATGATTGATATCCTTTTTGTATCATCGAAG
The DNA window shown above is from Bacillus clarus and carries:
- the rlmD gene encoding 23S rRNA (uracil(1939)-C(5))-methyltransferase RlmD — protein: MSTKMTPPVEKNEFIDVVFEDLTHDGAGVAKVKGYPIFVKNGLPGEEAQIKIIKVKKNFAFGRLMKLHTESPYRKDAECPVYNQCGGCQLQHLTYEGQLKAKEKQVRDVMQRIGGLNDVPVHPVLGMKNPWVYRNKAQVPIGEREGGLVAGFYRQGTHDIINMETCLIQAEENDTLIQEVKRICEKHGITAYNEERHKGTLRHVMARFGQVTGEIMLVFITRTAELPNKEAIIEKIAAKFPEVKSIVQNVNTKRTNVIFGDKTTVLYGSEYIYDFIGDIKFAISARSFYQVNPEQTKVLYDKTLEYAKLDGNETVIDAYCGIGSISLFLAQKAKKVYGVEIVPEAIEDANRNAALNNMTNAEFAVGEAEVVIPKWYKEGVIADTMVVDPPRKGCDEALLNTIIDMKPKRVVYVSCNPATLARDLKVLEEGGYKTQEVQPVDMFPHTTHVECVAWLKLV
- a CDS encoding tRNA dihydrouridine synthase, whose protein sequence is MIDNFWRDLPRPFFVLAPMEDVTDVVFRHVVSEAGRPDVFFTEFTNSDSYCHPEGMKSVRGRLIFTEDEQPMVAHIWGDNPEYFRQMSIGMAELGFKGIDINMGCPVPNVASRGKGSGLILRPDVAAELIQAAKAGGLPVSVKTRLGFKELNEWEDWLTHIFKQDIANLSIHLRTREEMSQVDAHWELIPEIKKLRDRIAPNTLLTINGDIPDRQTGMELAEKYGIDGVMIGRGVFKNPFAFEKEPKEHSSKEHLDLLRLQLDLQDQYAEVLPRSITGLHRFFKIYVKGFHGAAELRNQLMSTKSTDEVRTLLDKFEASVDGAGDSETV
- a CDS encoding DUF1456 family protein; the encoded protein is MAMSNNDILKRVRYAMDIKDIDMVEIFKLGGMEVTKEEVVDMLTKVKKSPQHEAENADVVEDDYVLTCDMMMLDSFLNGFITLKRGKQDPKPGQAAPVQSNESANNLLLKKMKIALSLTSEDVLDILDSVGVKVTKGELGALLRKKGHKNYKECGDRYARNFVKGLAVKYRG
- a CDS encoding M48 family metallopeptidase: MVHTYLDETINFHITYKKKKSVRLYVDSYGNVEAQAPKGTPVEYIIQLLEEKWDWIQKTRKEMQERVRGPQEKAYDQGEGFLYLGNTYPIQISQDVSITQDNAVFEGDKLHTYVKELKDEKIQQALKRFYYKQCKALVEKSIKAHQSNFKTKPRSIRITDSSRTWGTCDSNLQLTFNWKLAMAPQRVIDYVVVHEMCHMVHLNHDRSFWRLVGKIMPDYKEMENWLALSSWKMTV
- a CDS encoding mandelate racemase/muconate lactonizing enzyme family protein — its product is MKITAIHIYAIRLPLRNPFVISYGSYPDMPSIIVKMETDEGIVGYGEGVADDHVTGESWESTFHVLKHTLAPALLGKNPMHIEKIHDIMNSTIYGVPTAKAAIDIACFDIMGKKLNQPVYQCIGGRYHEEFPVTHVLSIASPEDMAEEAASMIQKGYQSFKMKVGTDVKEDVKRIEAVRERVGNDIAIRVDVNQGWKNSANTLTALRSLGHLNIDWIEQPVVADDIDAMAHIRSKTDLPLMIDEGLKGSHEMRQIIKLQAADKVNIKLMKCGGIYPAVKLAHQAEMAGIECQVGSMVESSVASSAGFHVAFSKKIITSVELTGPLKFTKDIGDLSYDIPFIRLNEKPGLGVTVNEDTLHELTVFQDVVR